The following proteins are encoded in a genomic region of Nocardioides sp. cx-173:
- the guaA gene encoding glutamine-hydrolyzing GMP synthase: MTQPAEHDLVLVVDFGAQYAQLIARRVREARVYSEIVPHHMPVADMLARNPKAIILSGGPASVYTPGAPQLDPALVDGRVPVFGICYGFMAMAQALGGTVAHTGQREYGRTEVEVLEPGTLLGAVPATLTSWMSHGDEVVAAPDGFTVNARSPRATVAAFEHVERQLAGVQWHPEVMHSEHGQAVLEHFLIDIAGCRPTWTMVNIVEEQIESIRAQIGDRGQAICGLSGGVDSAVAAAIVQRAIGDRLTCVYVDHGLMRKGETEQVERDFVAATGVDLKVVDAEKQFLDALVGVSDPEQKRKIIGREFIRVFEAAEAEILADAVSGDDGDKVAFLVQGTLYPDVVESGGGAGASNIKSHHNVGGLPDDLEFELVEPLRTLFKDEVRLMGEQLGLPAEIVHRQPFPGPGLGIRIIGEVTRERLDLLREADAIAREELTRAGLDRDIWQMPVVLLADVRSVGVQGDGRTYGHPVVLRPVTSEDAMTADWARLPYDVMERISTRITNEVSEVNRVTIDITSKPPGTIEWE; this comes from the coding sequence ATGACGCAGCCCGCGGAGCACGATCTGGTTCTGGTGGTCGACTTCGGGGCGCAGTACGCGCAGCTGATCGCCCGCCGCGTGCGTGAGGCGCGCGTCTACTCCGAGATCGTGCCGCACCACATGCCGGTCGCCGACATGCTGGCCCGCAACCCGAAGGCGATCATCCTCTCCGGCGGCCCGGCCTCGGTCTACACGCCAGGCGCCCCTCAGCTCGACCCCGCGCTCGTCGACGGCCGGGTGCCGGTCTTCGGCATCTGCTACGGCTTCATGGCCATGGCCCAGGCGCTCGGCGGCACGGTGGCTCACACCGGCCAGCGCGAGTACGGTCGCACCGAGGTCGAGGTGCTCGAGCCCGGCACGCTGCTGGGTGCCGTGCCTGCCACGCTCACCTCCTGGATGTCGCACGGCGACGAGGTCGTGGCGGCGCCCGACGGCTTCACCGTCAACGCCCGCTCGCCGCGCGCCACCGTGGCGGCGTTCGAGCACGTCGAGCGTCAGCTCGCCGGGGTCCAGTGGCACCCCGAGGTGATGCACAGCGAGCACGGCCAGGCCGTGCTGGAGCACTTCCTGATCGACATCGCCGGCTGCCGGCCCACCTGGACGATGGTCAACATCGTCGAGGAGCAGATCGAGTCGATCCGGGCCCAGATCGGCGACCGCGGCCAGGCCATCTGCGGGCTCTCGGGCGGCGTCGACTCCGCCGTCGCGGCCGCGATCGTGCAGCGCGCGATCGGTGACCGCCTGACCTGCGTCTACGTCGACCACGGGCTGATGCGCAAGGGCGAGACCGAGCAGGTCGAGCGGGACTTCGTCGCCGCGACCGGGGTCGACCTCAAGGTCGTCGACGCCGAGAAGCAGTTCCTCGACGCGCTGGTCGGGGTCAGCGACCCGGAGCAGAAGCGCAAGATCATCGGCCGCGAGTTCATCCGGGTCTTCGAGGCGGCCGAGGCCGAGATCCTCGCCGACGCGGTCTCCGGCGACGACGGCGACAAGGTCGCGTTCCTGGTGCAGGGCACGCTCTACCCCGACGTCGTCGAGTCCGGCGGCGGTGCGGGCGCCTCCAACATCAAGTCGCACCACAACGTCGGCGGGCTGCCCGACGACCTCGAGTTCGAGCTCGTGGAGCCGCTACGGACCCTGTTCAAGGACGAGGTCCGGCTGATGGGGGAGCAGCTGGGGCTGCCCGCCGAGATCGTGCACCGTCAGCCGTTCCCCGGCCCCGGGCTGGGCATCCGGATCATCGGCGAGGTGACCCGCGAGCGCCTGGACCTCCTGCGCGAGGCCGACGCCATCGCCCGCGAGGAGTTGACGCGCGCAGGGCTCGACCGCGACATCTGGCAGATGCCGGTCGTGCTGCTCGCCGACGTCCGCTCGGTGGGCGTCCAGGGGGACGGCCGGACCTACGGGCACCCCGTCGTGCTGCGCCCCGTCACCTCCGAGGACGCGATGACCGCCGACTGGGCGCGGCTGCCGTACGACGTGATGGAGCGGATATCGACCCGCATCACCAACGAGGTGAGCGAGGTCAACCGGGTCACCATCGACATCACGTCGAAGCCGCCCGGCACCATCGAGTGGGAGTAG
- a CDS encoding calcium-binding protein, producing the protein MSLPRFRSSRALVIAAVAALAVAPAVANAAMINGSNTANKLVGTPRADRINAQGGSDTVKARGGNDTLNGGPGNDKLYGEGGADKFSDTSGDDLHVGGPGNDKFIDKRGNDTMKGGGGNDRIASGPGRDLLTGDAGNDFLNGGDGDDRLDGGVGDDTLTASTGADTLLGGAGNDRADAGPDNDAVDGGAGVDRLFGQAGNDVIHAGPGDDRGPRSGNAGTDFATRVNGGAGNDRLYGDDGNDGMAGMAGDDMLDGGTGEDQLMGGAGVDRIFGGDGRDELDGDAGHDILDAGPGDDSCPGFDANYEPQPNVCDLNTTGDEGDDIIYPGSGVDNVFGEQGFDTIVVTNDGAYDRLFCVDGASEPNLPPNGGRLLAMGSLDPLDDPRRCEVDVIETREEAVAKNVAVLWDHAMGVSTRTSARAQLWAARHAYLG; encoded by the coding sequence ATGTCGCTCCCTCGATTCAGGTCCTCGCGCGCCCTCGTGATCGCGGCGGTGGCGGCCCTCGCGGTCGCGCCGGCCGTGGCGAACGCCGCCATGATCAACGGCTCCAACACCGCCAACAAGCTGGTCGGGACGCCCCGCGCCGACCGGATCAACGCCCAGGGCGGCAGCGACACGGTCAAGGCGCGCGGCGGCAACGACACCCTCAACGGCGGCCCCGGCAACGACAAGCTCTACGGCGAGGGCGGCGCGGACAAGTTCAGCGACACCTCGGGCGACGACCTCCACGTGGGTGGGCCCGGCAACGACAAGTTCATTGACAAGCGTGGCAACGACACGATGAAGGGCGGCGGTGGCAACGACCGGATCGCCTCGGGTCCGGGCCGCGACCTCCTGACCGGCGACGCCGGCAACGACTTCCTCAACGGCGGCGACGGCGACGACCGCCTCGACGGCGGCGTGGGCGACGACACACTCACCGCCAGCACAGGCGCCGACACCCTGCTCGGCGGTGCGGGCAACGACCGCGCCGACGCCGGTCCCGACAACGATGCGGTGGACGGCGGCGCGGGTGTCGACCGGCTGTTCGGCCAGGCCGGCAACGACGTCATCCACGCCGGGCCGGGGGACGACCGCGGTCCGCGCAGTGGCAACGCCGGCACCGACTTCGCGACGCGCGTCAACGGCGGCGCTGGCAACGACCGGCTCTACGGAGACGACGGCAACGACGGCATGGCCGGCATGGCGGGCGATGACATGCTCGACGGCGGGACCGGCGAGGACCAGCTGATGGGTGGTGCGGGCGTCGACCGGATCTTCGGTGGAGACGGGCGCGACGAGCTCGACGGCGACGCCGGCCACGACATCCTGGACGCCGGCCCGGGCGACGACTCGTGCCCGGGGTTCGACGCGAACTACGAGCCTCAGCCCAACGTCTGCGACCTCAACACCACCGGCGATGAGGGCGACGACATCATCTACCCGGGCTCGGGCGTTGACAACGTCTTCGGGGAGCAGGGCTTCGACACCATCGTTGTGACCAACGACGGGGCCTATGACCGGCTGTTCTGCGTCGACGGCGCGTCCGAGCCGAACCTGCCCCCCAACGGTGGCCGGCTCCTGGCCATGGGCTCGCTGGACCCGCTCGACGACCCCAGGCGCTGTGAGGTGGACGTCATCGAGACCCGCGAGGAGGCCGTGGCGAAGAACGTCGCCGTGCTGTGGGACCACGCCATGGGCGTCTCGACGCGCACCAGCGCCCGTGCCCAGCTCTGGGCCGCCAGGCACGCGTACCTCGGGTGA
- a CDS encoding phage holin family protein, whose amino-acid sequence MTQQPHPASEEPIGALVHRLSEQIPDLVRSELRLAQVELAEKGKRAGAGAGLFGAAGLLALLGAATLVATAVLALDLVLPAWAAALIVAVVLLAAAGVAALVGKKEIQTATPAAPERAIAGVKEDVAVVKGQH is encoded by the coding sequence ATGACCCAGCAACCCCACCCGGCGTCCGAGGAGCCGATCGGCGCCCTGGTGCACCGCCTGTCCGAGCAGATCCCGGACCTGGTCCGCAGCGAGCTGCGCCTGGCACAGGTCGAGCTGGCCGAGAAGGGCAAGCGCGCCGGTGCCGGCGCCGGGTTGTTCGGCGCCGCGGGGCTGCTGGCCCTCCTCGGGGCCGCGACCCTGGTCGCCACCGCGGTGCTCGCCCTCGACCTGGTCCTGCCGGCCTGGGCGGCCGCCCTCATCGTCGCGGTCGTGCTCCTCGCGGCCGCCGGTGTCGCCGCGCTGGTCGGCAAGAAGGAGATCCAGACCGCCACGCCCGCCGCCCCCGAGCGGGCGATCGCCGGCGTCAAGGAAGACGTCGCCGTCGTGAAGGGACAGCACTGA
- a CDS encoding DUF3618 domain-containing protein, with amino-acid sequence MSDNGPTPEEIEADIARQREALAETVDALQHKLDVKTRAKGKATELKERATTDTGAVRPDLAAGAAAGVVLLVALVVWRRRHR; translated from the coding sequence ATGTCCGACAACGGCCCTACCCCCGAGGAGATCGAGGCCGACATCGCGCGCCAGCGCGAGGCCCTGGCCGAGACCGTCGACGCGCTGCAGCACAAGCTCGACGTCAAGACCCGCGCGAAGGGCAAGGCCACCGAGCTCAAGGAGCGCGCGACCACCGACACCGGCGCCGTGCGCCCGGACCTCGCCGCGGGCGCCGCGGCGGGCGTGGTCCTGCTCGTCGCCCTCGTGGTGTGGCGCCGCCGTCACCGCTGA
- a CDS encoding HAD family hydrolase — translation MNSTIDTVVLDLDGTLVDSVYVHALCWHAAFRDVGVHVASHHIHRAIGMGSDRLVAHVAGDPVERAMGDEVRRRHAHHLGQRFGEITATPGAAAMLEALHDRGLRLVLASSGERDQAQPMLDLVEGAQRLLMDTVSGSDAEHSKPAGDLVSQALQAVGAAPECAVLIGDAVWDARAGAEAKVACIGVLTGGITEAELREAGCTEVYDTPGDLVERLSASPLLGGAGR, via the coding sequence TTGAACAGCACCATCGACACCGTCGTCCTCGACCTGGACGGGACCCTCGTGGACTCGGTCTACGTGCACGCCCTCTGCTGGCACGCGGCGTTCCGCGACGTCGGCGTCCACGTCGCCTCGCACCACATCCACCGCGCCATCGGCATGGGCAGCGACCGGCTCGTCGCCCACGTCGCGGGCGACCCCGTCGAGCGGGCGATGGGCGACGAGGTACGCCGGCGGCACGCCCACCACCTGGGCCAGCGCTTCGGCGAGATCACCGCGACCCCGGGGGCCGCCGCCATGCTCGAGGCCCTGCACGACCGGGGCCTGCGGCTGGTCCTGGCCAGCTCGGGCGAGCGCGACCAGGCCCAGCCGATGCTCGACCTGGTCGAGGGAGCCCAGCGCCTGCTGATGGACACGGTGTCGGGCTCGGACGCCGAGCACAGCAAGCCCGCCGGTGACCTGGTGAGCCAGGCCCTGCAGGCCGTGGGCGCCGCCCCCGAGTGCGCCGTCCTCATCGGCGACGCCGTGTGGGATGCGCGTGCGGGGGCCGAGGCCAAAGTGGCGTGCATCGGCGTCCTCACCGGCGGCATCACCGAGGCCGAGCTGCGCGAGGCCGGGTGCACCGAGGTCTACGACACGCCGGGCGACCTGGTGGAGCGGCTCTCGGCCTCGCCCCTGCTCGGCGGCGCCGGCCGCTGA
- a CDS encoding DUF7218 family protein, producing the protein MPADKKPGPSVKDDELYEKLRDEGNSKEKSARIANAAAASSRSEVGHRGGQSGSYDDWTVDDLRKRAAELDVEGRSSMSKDELIDALRHH; encoded by the coding sequence ATGCCGGCGGACAAGAAGCCCGGGCCCAGCGTCAAGGACGACGAGCTGTACGAGAAGCTCCGCGACGAGGGCAACAGCAAGGAGAAGTCGGCGCGCATCGCCAACGCCGCCGCGGCCTCCTCGCGCTCGGAGGTCGGACATCGCGGTGGGCAGTCGGGCTCGTACGACGACTGGACGGTCGACGACCTGCGCAAGCGGGCCGCCGAGCTGGACGTCGAAGGCCGGTCCTCGATGTCGAAGGACGAGCTGATCGACGCGCTGCGCCACCACTGA
- a CDS encoding VOC family protein: MTRAIHHLDLWVSDPERAADEWGWLLGELAWEIDIEGSSWVHPDGTYLFLERSADQVDEPHDRLRPGLNHIALHIESRERLDRVRSESSAHGWHELFADRYPHAGGEQHVALYVESSEGFEVEIVVAE, from the coding sequence ATGACCCGCGCGATCCACCATCTCGACCTCTGGGTCAGCGACCCCGAGCGGGCCGCCGACGAGTGGGGCTGGCTGCTCGGCGAGCTGGCCTGGGAGATCGACATCGAGGGCTCGTCGTGGGTCCACCCCGACGGGACCTACCTCTTCCTGGAGCGCTCGGCCGATCAGGTCGACGAGCCGCACGACCGGCTTCGTCCCGGGCTCAACCACATCGCGCTGCACATCGAGAGCCGTGAGCGGCTGGACCGCGTGCGGTCCGAGTCGTCGGCGCACGGCTGGCACGAGCTGTTCGCCGACCGCTACCCGCACGCCGGTGGGGAGCAGCACGTGGCGCTGTACGTCGAGAGCTCTGAGGGCTTCGAGGTCGAGATCGTCGTCGCCGAGTGA
- a CDS encoding GPGG-motif small membrane protein, whose product MGFILWILAVILVIAGIFQLFKGETLWGIVLIIVGLAVGPGGYSIFNS is encoded by the coding sequence ATGGGTTTCATCCTCTGGATCCTCGCGGTGATCCTGGTCATCGCCGGCATCTTCCAGCTGTTCAAGGGCGAGACCCTGTGGGGCATCGTGCTGATCATCGTCGGCCTCGCGGTCGGCCCCGGCGGATACAGCATCTTCAACAGCTAG
- a CDS encoding FGGY family carbohydrate kinase, giving the protein MTLVLGVDSSTQSTKAVLVDAADGTVVAERSAPHPDGTEVDPRAWLAAYDDATAGLVERAEALAVGGQQHGMVALGKDGQPVRDALLWNDTRSADAARTLVGEMGGPDACAAAVGSVLVASFTASKLRWLRDHEPEAAAAVREVLLPHDYVSRHAAAPGTPAFTDRGDASGTGYFDATTGAWRRDLAAAALGHEVGLPRVAADGAAAAETAAGQKLGPGTGDNMAAALGLGLGPGDVLVSIGTSGVASAVSATPVADGTGTVTGFADAAGGYLPMVTTMNAARILSLQARWLGVDLDALADLALASEPGARGVTLLPYYGGERTPNRPTAVGTWTGLSDATTREDLARAAFEALLCSLADAVDHLAAATGVQPARVLLVGGATRSPAVRALAPAILGRPVTLPPAGEYVARGAARQAAWALAGTSAPPSWALADTVELEAESTPHVRDTYARLRDRTGTWS; this is encoded by the coding sequence ATGACTCTGGTGCTGGGCGTCGACTCCTCGACGCAGTCGACCAAGGCGGTCCTGGTGGACGCGGCCGACGGCACCGTCGTCGCCGAGCGCTCCGCCCCTCACCCCGACGGCACCGAGGTCGACCCACGCGCCTGGCTGGCGGCGTACGACGACGCCACGGCCGGCCTCGTGGAGCGGGCCGAGGCGCTCGCGGTCGGCGGCCAGCAGCACGGGATGGTGGCGCTCGGGAAGGACGGACAGCCGGTCCGGGACGCCCTGCTGTGGAACGACACCCGCTCGGCCGACGCCGCGCGCACGCTGGTGGGGGAGATGGGTGGGCCGGACGCCTGCGCCGCAGCGGTCGGCAGCGTCCTGGTGGCCTCGTTCACGGCGAGCAAGCTGCGCTGGCTGCGCGACCACGAGCCCGAGGCGGCGGCCGCCGTACGCGAGGTCCTGCTGCCGCACGACTACGTCTCCCGCCACGCCGCGGCGCCCGGCACGCCCGCCTTCACCGACCGCGGCGACGCGTCCGGGACCGGCTACTTCGACGCCACGACCGGCGCCTGGCGCCGCGACCTGGCGGCCGCCGCGCTGGGTCACGAGGTGGGACTGCCCCGCGTCGCGGCCGACGGCGCGGCCGCCGCCGAGACCGCCGCCGGTCAGAAGCTCGGCCCCGGCACCGGCGACAACATGGCAGCCGCCCTGGGCCTGGGCCTCGGTCCGGGCGACGTACTGGTCTCGATCGGCACCTCCGGGGTGGCCTCTGCCGTCAGCGCGACCCCGGTCGCCGACGGCACCGGCACGGTCACGGGCTTCGCCGACGCGGCCGGCGGCTACCTGCCGATGGTCACCACGATGAACGCCGCGCGGATCCTCTCGCTGCAGGCGCGGTGGCTCGGGGTCGACCTGGATGCCCTCGCCGACCTGGCGCTGGCCTCCGAGCCGGGGGCGCGAGGCGTGACCCTGCTGCCGTACTACGGCGGCGAGCGCACCCCCAACCGTCCGACCGCGGTCGGCACCTGGACCGGGCTGAGCGACGCCACCACCCGCGAGGACCTGGCCCGCGCGGCGTTCGAGGCGCTCCTGTGCTCGCTCGCCGACGCCGTGGACCACCTCGCCGCCGCCACGGGCGTCCAGCCGGCCCGGGTGCTGCTCGTCGGCGGCGCGACCCGCAGCCCGGCGGTCCGCGCGCTCGCGCCGGCCATCCTGGGCCGGCCGGTGACGCTGCCCCCGGCGGGGGAGTACGTCGCCCGCGGCGCCGCCCGGCAGGCCGCCTGGGCACTGGCCGGTACCTCCGCCCCGCCGTCCTGGGCACTGGCCGACACCGTCGAGCTCGAGGCCGAGTCCACCCCGCACGTCCGCGACACCTACGCCCGACTCCGTGACCGCACCGGCACGTGGTCCTGA
- the xylA gene encoding xylose isomerase yields the protein MTTQIPAPTPEDKFSFGLWTIGWTARDPFGDATRAPMDPVHALEKLAGLGAYGVNFHDDDLIPFGSDDASRAAIIERFKKGLADTGLAVTTATTNLFTHPVFKDGGFTSNLRDVRRFAIRKVMRNIDLAAELGAEIYVAWGGREGAEYGASKDVAAALDRYKEAFDVLGQYVVDQGYDLRFAIEPKPNEPRGDILLPTIGHALAFIETLERPELVGVNPEIGHEEMAGLNAAHGYAQALWQGKLFHIDLNGQHGPKYDQDLRFGAGNVRGAFWVVDTLLAGGYDGTVHFDYKPTRTDGEGGVWASAEACMTNYLILREKARAFRADPEVQEALAAAALPELAQPTMGEGESWQQLQEWELPDVEALAARDAGFERLDQLALEHLYGVRG from the coding sequence ATGACGACCCAGATCCCCGCCCCCACCCCCGAGGACAAGTTCTCCTTCGGGCTGTGGACCATCGGCTGGACGGCCCGCGACCCGTTCGGCGACGCGACGCGCGCGCCGATGGACCCCGTGCACGCGCTCGAGAAGCTCGCCGGCCTCGGCGCCTACGGCGTGAACTTCCACGACGACGACCTGATCCCGTTCGGCAGTGACGACGCCTCGCGCGCGGCCATCATCGAGCGGTTCAAGAAGGGCCTGGCCGACACCGGTCTGGCCGTGACCACGGCCACCACGAACCTGTTCACCCACCCGGTGTTCAAGGACGGTGGCTTCACCTCCAACCTGCGCGACGTACGCCGCTTCGCGATCCGCAAGGTGATGCGCAACATCGACCTCGCCGCCGAGCTGGGCGCGGAGATCTACGTGGCGTGGGGCGGTCGTGAGGGCGCGGAGTACGGCGCCTCGAAGGACGTCGCCGCGGCGCTCGACCGCTACAAGGAGGCCTTCGACGTGCTCGGTCAGTACGTCGTCGACCAGGGCTACGACCTCCGGTTCGCGATCGAGCCCAAGCCCAACGAGCCGCGCGGCGACATCCTGCTGCCGACCATCGGGCACGCACTGGCCTTCATCGAGACCCTCGAGCGCCCCGAGCTGGTCGGCGTCAACCCGGAGATCGGGCACGAGGAGATGGCCGGGCTCAACGCCGCCCACGGCTACGCGCAGGCGCTGTGGCAGGGCAAGCTCTTCCACATCGACCTCAACGGCCAGCACGGCCCGAAGTACGACCAGGACCTGCGCTTCGGCGCCGGCAACGTGCGGGGCGCCTTCTGGGTCGTCGACACCCTGCTCGCCGGCGGGTACGACGGCACTGTCCACTTCGACTACAAGCCGACCCGCACCGACGGCGAGGGGGGCGTCTGGGCCTCGGCCGAGGCCTGCATGACCAACTACCTCATCCTGCGCGAGAAGGCGCGGGCCTTCCGCGCCGACCCGGAGGTGCAGGAGGCCCTGGCCGCCGCCGCGCTGCCCGAGCTCGCGCAGCCCACGATGGGCGAGGGCGAGAGCTGGCAGCAGCTGCAGGAGTGGGAGCTGCCCGACGTCGAGGCGCTCGCTGCGCGCGACGCCGGCTTCGAGCGCCTGGACCAGCTCGCGCTGGAGCACCTGTACGGCGTGCGCGGCTGA
- a CDS encoding ROK family protein has protein sequence MGPATGSDLPASTEGLRRRNTSLVLRSLRQQGPATRAELAKRTGLAKATVGVIVGGLADVAAVDESDSVPGGRGRPGRPVTLTGGGLLGLGLELNVDYVSAVLLDLGGRVRLSETRPASDAARVPALLDLARDVVRREPAGRIVGAMVAVPGLVRGDDRSVAWTPNLDATGLASDVEAALGGRCPVSVGNDANCAAYAESHHGAATGVAHALYLTGTVGIGAGIVSDGRLQRGSTGFAGEVGHMPIGDSTAVCGCGRRGCWEASVGLHAMLAAVGMPELDTPVRSAEAVAARAADDPGVRHALTRLGEDLGLGLAILANVLDPEVVVLGGYFVPLGEHVLAPARRSLDERLPSAAQRRPDLRLSTLGMEAAALGAAELALEGVFAGDVPVT, from the coding sequence ATGGGGCCTGCGACCGGGTCGGACCTCCCGGCCAGCACCGAGGGGCTCCGGCGCCGCAACACCTCGCTGGTGCTGCGCAGCCTGCGCCAGCAGGGCCCGGCGACCCGCGCGGAGCTCGCCAAGCGCACCGGCCTGGCCAAGGCGACGGTCGGGGTCATCGTGGGCGGGCTCGCCGACGTCGCCGCGGTCGACGAGTCCGACTCCGTGCCGGGCGGCCGGGGCCGTCCGGGCCGCCCGGTCACCTTGACCGGCGGAGGACTGCTCGGCCTCGGGCTGGAGCTCAACGTCGACTACGTCTCGGCGGTGCTGCTGGACCTCGGCGGTCGGGTGCGCCTCAGCGAGACCCGGCCGGCCAGCGACGCCGCGCGGGTCCCGGCTCTGCTCGACCTCGCCCGTGACGTCGTACGGCGTGAGCCGGCGGGGCGGATCGTGGGCGCCATGGTCGCCGTACCCGGACTCGTGCGCGGTGACGACCGGTCCGTGGCCTGGACGCCGAACCTGGACGCGACCGGGCTCGCCTCCGACGTCGAGGCCGCGCTGGGTGGCCGGTGCCCGGTGTCAGTGGGCAACGACGCCAACTGCGCGGCGTACGCGGAGTCCCACCACGGGGCGGCCACCGGCGTGGCGCACGCGCTCTACCTCACCGGCACCGTCGGGATCGGCGCCGGGATCGTGAGCGACGGTCGGCTCCAGCGGGGCTCGACCGGCTTCGCGGGGGAGGTGGGCCACATGCCGATCGGCGACTCCACCGCCGTGTGCGGCTGTGGCCGGCGCGGGTGCTGGGAGGCGTCGGTGGGCCTGCACGCGATGCTCGCGGCCGTCGGCATGCCCGAGCTCGACACCCCCGTGCGCTCCGCGGAGGCGGTCGCCGCGCGCGCCGCCGACGACCCCGGCGTGCGTCACGCCCTCACCCGGCTCGGGGAGGACCTCGGGCTCGGCCTGGCCATCCTCGCCAACGTGCTCGACCCCGAGGTGGTCGTGCTCGGCGGCTACTTCGTGCCGCTGGGCGAGCACGTGCTCGCTCCTGCCCGCCGCTCGCTCGACGAGCGGCTGCCCTCGGCCGCGCAGCGCCGCCCCGACCTGCGCCTGAGCACCCTGGGCATGGAGGCCGCCGCCCTCGGTGCCGCCGAGCTCGCCCTCGAGGGCGTCTTCGCCGGCGATGTCCCCGTCACCTGA
- a CDS encoding ROK family protein: MSRQRSGLGTNQEGVRRHNLGTLLRHVHRAGTMSRADLTLQMGLNRSTIAGLVGELESLGVTERALPAHPRTGAGRPSAGVGLSECGPFVIAVDLGVDRVVVARVGLGGVIQQRTGAPITDGSEAWQVGGTVASLIREVVADAPDKAPLVGIGVSVPGLVRRGDGLIRLAPNLEWHDVSFGSIILAALGVDVPVLVANDADLGALAEHYRGAGVGIDDLIYVSGNVGVGAGVITGGFRLEGAGGYAGEVGHLSFNPSGQLCHCGNLGCWETEVGAHAIATAIGYPQHQVAQLGEALEAFREPTPELRVIGTHLGHGLASIVNAFNPRVVVLGGYFRELFRLVRGDVHVALAERSLPAPLESVTLTLPGLGADSVLLGAAEIALEPLFVDPVAGLGTALTGVGPTLAG, translated from the coding sequence ATGAGCCGTCAGCGCTCCGGACTCGGGACGAACCAGGAGGGGGTCCGGCGACACAACCTGGGCACCCTGCTGCGCCACGTCCACCGTGCGGGCACGATGTCGCGGGCCGACCTGACCCTGCAGATGGGGCTGAACCGCAGCACCATCGCGGGGCTGGTCGGCGAGCTGGAGTCGTTGGGCGTGACCGAGCGGGCCCTGCCCGCCCATCCGCGCACCGGCGCCGGTCGTCCCTCGGCCGGCGTCGGGCTCTCGGAGTGCGGCCCGTTCGTGATCGCCGTGGACCTGGGGGTCGACCGCGTCGTGGTGGCCCGGGTCGGGCTCGGCGGCGTCATCCAGCAGCGCACGGGCGCCCCGATCACGGACGGCAGCGAGGCCTGGCAGGTCGGAGGCACCGTCGCCTCCCTGATCCGCGAGGTCGTCGCCGACGCCCCCGACAAGGCACCGCTAGTAGGGATCGGCGTCAGCGTGCCCGGCCTGGTCCGCCGCGGCGACGGGCTGATCCGCCTGGCGCCCAACCTGGAGTGGCACGACGTGTCGTTCGGGTCGATCATCCTGGCGGCGCTCGGCGTCGACGTCCCGGTGCTGGTCGCCAACGACGCGGACCTCGGTGCGCTCGCCGAGCACTACCGCGGCGCGGGGGTCGGCATCGACGACCTCATCTACGTCTCCGGCAACGTCGGCGTCGGTGCCGGCGTTATCACCGGAGGGTTCCGGCTCGAGGGTGCGGGCGGGTACGCCGGCGAGGTCGGCCACCTGAGCTTCAACCCCTCCGGCCAGCTCTGCCACTGCGGCAACCTCGGCTGCTGGGAGACCGAGGTCGGGGCGCATGCCATCGCGACCGCGATCGGCTACCCCCAGCACCAGGTCGCCCAGCTGGGCGAGGCGCTCGAGGCGTTCCGCGAGCCCACCCCCGAGCTGCGCGTCATCGGCACCCACCTCGGCCACGGCCTGGCCAGCATCGTCAACGCCTTCAACCCGCGCGTGGTCGTGCTGGGCGGCTACTTCCGCGAGCTGTTCCGACTGGTGCGCGGCGACGTCCACGTCGCGCTGGCCGAGCGCTCACTGCCCGCTCCCCTGGAGTCGGTCACCCTGACCCTGCCCGGCCTCGGCGCCGACTCGGTCCTGCTCGGCGCCGCCGAGATCGCCCTCGAGCCGCTCTTCGTCGACCCCGTCGCCGGTCTCGGCACCGCCCTCACCGGCGTCGGCCCCACCCTCGCCGGCTGA